A stretch of Allostreptomyces psammosilenae DNA encodes these proteins:
- a CDS encoding ArnT family glycosyltransferase, with translation MTSLTPTAGPPPAADGAEQPVTAAASPAPPADPVGSPAGEADGPRPGGPRPGGGATRPRLRALALRAPARLWRGRPEDPRWVRPAVLALVTATAVLYLWGLGASGWANSFYSAAVQAGTESWTAFFFGSSDAAGSITVDKTPASLWVMELSARLFGLSSWSLLVPQALEGAATVAVLYAAVRRRLGPGAGLLAGAALALTPVAALMFRFNNPDALLVLLLTCAAYAVLRAVEAGRTGWLVLAGALIGVAFLTKMLQAFVVLPAFALAYLVAGPPRLGRRIGQLLLAGLAVVASAGWWVAVVELTPAQYRPYIGGSRGNSVLELALGYNGLGRLNGTESGAATAGWSGASALWGGETGPTRLFGVQLGGQIAWLLPAALVALAVGVWLTRRAPRTDPLRAALLVWGGWLLTTAVLFSYMAGIFHAYYTVALAPAVAALVGCGTALLWRRRHHPVAAGVLGGTALLTVVWSAVLLGRVPDWQPWLGVVVPAVGVPAALLLVAGGRLPAPVGRGAAVAALLAVLAGPAGYTLVTVAEPHTGSMPTAGPAVVAAAPAGGWPGAAGGGAPGGGAGGPAARDFGWLVTGSEPNTQVTELLSADSDAYTWVAATVGSNSASGYQLATGEPVMAVGGFNGTDPSPTLEQFQRLVLAGEIHYFIAGGWSMPMGSGESASQQITDWVVGNYTAHTVQGTTLYDLTRPAADTTH, from the coding sequence ATGACCTCCCTGACCCCCACCGCCGGTCCGCCCCCGGCGGCCGACGGCGCCGAGCAGCCCGTCACGGCTGCGGCGTCCCCCGCACCGCCCGCCGACCCGGTCGGTTCCCCGGCCGGGGAGGCGGACGGCCCCCGCCCGGGTGGTCCCCGCCCGGGCGGGGGGGCCACCCGCCCGCGCCTGCGGGCGCTCGCCCTCCGCGCGCCCGCGCGGCTGTGGCGGGGGCGCCCGGAGGATCCCCGCTGGGTCCGCCCCGCCGTGCTGGCACTGGTCACGGCCACCGCCGTGCTCTACCTGTGGGGCCTCGGCGCCTCGGGCTGGGCCAACTCCTTCTACTCCGCGGCGGTGCAGGCCGGCACCGAGAGCTGGACGGCCTTCTTCTTCGGCTCCTCGGACGCGGCCGGATCCATCACCGTGGACAAGACCCCGGCCTCGCTGTGGGTGATGGAGCTCTCCGCCCGGCTCTTCGGACTCAGCTCCTGGAGCCTGCTCGTCCCGCAGGCCCTGGAGGGGGCCGCCACCGTCGCCGTGCTGTACGCCGCCGTGCGGCGCCGGCTCGGGCCGGGAGCGGGCCTGCTCGCCGGCGCCGCCCTCGCCCTCACCCCGGTGGCGGCGCTGATGTTCCGGTTCAACAACCCGGACGCGCTGCTGGTGCTCCTGCTCACCTGCGCCGCCTACGCCGTGCTGCGCGCCGTCGAGGCCGGCCGGACGGGGTGGCTGGTCCTCGCCGGCGCGCTGATCGGCGTCGCCTTCCTCACCAAGATGCTCCAGGCCTTCGTGGTGCTGCCCGCCTTCGCGCTGGCCTACCTGGTCGCCGGGCCGCCCCGGCTCGGCCGCCGGATCGGGCAACTGCTGCTGGCCGGCCTCGCCGTCGTCGCCTCGGCCGGGTGGTGGGTGGCGGTCGTGGAGCTGACGCCGGCCCAGTACCGCCCCTACATCGGGGGCTCCCGCGGCAACAGCGTCCTGGAGCTCGCCCTCGGCTACAACGGCCTGGGCCGGCTGAACGGCACCGAGAGCGGGGCCGCCACCGCCGGCTGGTCGGGCGCCTCCGCGCTGTGGGGCGGCGAGACCGGACCCACCCGGCTCTTCGGCGTCCAGCTCGGCGGGCAGATCGCCTGGCTGCTGCCGGCCGCACTGGTCGCCCTCGCCGTGGGGGTGTGGCTGACCCGCCGGGCGCCGCGCACCGACCCGCTCCGCGCCGCCCTGCTGGTGTGGGGTGGATGGCTGCTGACCACCGCCGTCCTCTTCAGCTACATGGCCGGCATCTTCCACGCCTACTACACCGTCGCCCTGGCGCCGGCGGTCGCCGCCCTGGTCGGCTGCGGAACCGCGCTGCTGTGGCGGCGCCGCCACCACCCGGTGGCGGCGGGGGTGCTCGGCGGGACGGCGCTGCTGACGGTGGTGTGGTCCGCCGTGCTGCTCGGCCGGGTCCCCGACTGGCAGCCCTGGCTGGGCGTCGTGGTGCCCGCCGTCGGCGTGCCGGCCGCGCTGCTCCTGGTCGCCGGTGGCCGACTGCCGGCCCCGGTCGGCCGGGGCGCCGCGGTGGCCGCCCTGCTCGCCGTGCTGGCCGGTCCGGCCGGCTACACGCTGGTCACCGTCGCCGAGCCACACACCGGCTCCATGCCCACTGCCGGGCCGGCGGTGGTGGCCGCCGCGCCCGCCGGCGGGTGGCCCGGGGCGGCCGGCGGGGGAGCACCCGGCGGCGGAGCCGGTGGCCCGGCCGCGCGGGACTTCGGCTGGCTGGTGACCGGCAGCGAACCGAACACCCAGGTCACCGAACTGCTGTCGGCCGACAGCGACGCCTACACCTGGGTCGCGGCCACGGTCGGTTCCAACAGCGCCTCCGGTTACCAGTTGGCCACCGGCGAACCGGTGATGGCCGTCGGCGGCTTCAACGGGACCGACCCCTCACCCACCCTGGAGCAGTTCCAGCGGCTGGTGCTCGCCGGTGAGATCCACTACTTCATCGCCGGCGGCTGGTCCATGCCGATGGGCTCCGGCGAGTCGGCCTCCCAGCAGATCACCGACTGGGTGGTGGGCAACTACACCGCCCACACCGTGCAGGGCACCACCCTGTACGACCTCACCCGGCCCGCGGCGGACACCACCCACTGA
- a CDS encoding sensor histidine kinase: protein MRYAMARRPGRSLRIRLVAATCALLAAVCATIGLVTTVALNAFLAGRLDAQLAAAADRSLVAAGGSPPAWRGTDHKLDEGVNFLLVPGQAAETLGARISDGVLQDAAVLDGAGTPQNVPAEVAAPLLHVPVDGRAHTRTLEDLGEYRVQAVRTADGDVVITGLSMDAVRSTVNRLAAVEVLLILTGLIGAGFAGDSIIRRALRPLRRVAATAVGVTQLRLDRGEVADLARVPFIYTDPETEVGQVGAALNRLLDHVGAALTARHASELRVRRFVADASHELRTPLAAISGYAQLTRRGDERIGPRTTHALCRIESEAARMTSLVEDLLLLARLDAGRPLEREEVDLARLAADAVGDAHAAAPDREWRLELPGPGCPVTVLGDATRLHQVLANLLGNARSHTPPGTRVTTEVIGRAGEVMLRVADDGPGIPADLLPHVFERFARADSSRSRAAGSTGLGLSIVAAVVHAHGGHAEVTSRPGRTAFTVYLPAAPPRPARRAAVLQGAPDPRRPPGRGAPARPDGAGAAHSRG, encoded by the coding sequence ATGAGGTACGCCATGGCCCGCCGCCCGGGGCGAAGCCTGCGCATCCGGCTGGTCGCCGCCACCTGTGCCCTGCTCGCGGCCGTCTGCGCGACCATCGGCCTGGTCACCACCGTCGCGCTCAACGCCTTCCTGGCCGGCCGGCTCGACGCGCAGCTCGCCGCCGCCGCGGACCGCTCCCTGGTGGCCGCCGGCGGCAGCCCGCCGGCCTGGCGCGGCACCGACCACAAGCTCGACGAGGGGGTCAACTTCCTGCTGGTGCCGGGACAGGCCGCGGAGACCCTCGGGGCCCGGATCAGCGACGGCGTGCTCCAGGACGCCGCGGTCCTCGACGGCGCCGGCACACCGCAGAACGTCCCCGCGGAGGTCGCCGCGCCACTGCTGCACGTGCCCGTCGACGGCCGCGCCCACACCCGCACCCTGGAGGACCTCGGCGAGTACCGGGTCCAGGCGGTGCGCACCGCGGACGGCGACGTCGTGATCACCGGACTGTCCATGGACGCCGTCCGCTCGACGGTGAACCGGCTGGCCGCCGTGGAGGTGCTGCTCATCCTCACCGGCCTGATCGGCGCCGGCTTCGCCGGGGACTCCATCATCCGCCGCGCCCTGCGCCCGCTGCGCCGGGTGGCCGCCACCGCCGTCGGCGTCACCCAGCTGCGCCTGGACCGCGGCGAGGTCGCCGACCTCGCCCGCGTCCCCTTCATCTACACCGATCCGGAGACCGAGGTCGGACAGGTGGGCGCCGCCCTCAACCGGCTGCTCGACCACGTGGGCGCCGCGCTGACCGCCCGCCACGCCAGCGAGCTGCGGGTGCGCCGGTTCGTCGCCGACGCCAGTCACGAACTGCGCACCCCGCTCGCCGCCATCTCCGGCTACGCCCAGCTGACCCGGCGGGGCGACGAGCGGATCGGCCCGCGCACCACGCACGCCCTGTGCCGGATCGAGTCCGAGGCCGCCCGGATGACCTCCCTGGTGGAGGACCTCCTGCTGCTCGCCCGGCTGGACGCCGGACGCCCGCTGGAACGCGAGGAGGTCGACCTGGCCCGGCTCGCCGCCGACGCGGTCGGCGACGCCCACGCCGCCGCACCCGACCGGGAGTGGCGCCTGGAGCTGCCCGGGCCCGGCTGCCCGGTCACCGTGCTCGGCGACGCCACCCGGCTGCACCAGGTGCTGGCCAACCTCCTCGGCAACGCGCGCAGCCACACGCCCCCGGGCACCCGGGTGACCACCGAGGTGATCGGCCGCGCCGGGGAGGTCATGCTGCGGGTGGCCGACGACGGCCCGGGCATCCCCGCCGACCTGCTGCCACACGTCTTCGAGCGCTTCGCCCGCGCCGACTCCTCCCGCTCCAGGGCCGCCGGCAGCACCGGCCTCGGGCTGTCCATCGTGGCCGCCGTGGTGCACGCGCACGGCGGCCACGCCGAGGTCACCAGCCGGCCGGGCCGCACCGCCTTCACCGTGTACCTGCCCGCCGCGCCGCCCCGCCCGGCGCGGCGCGCGGCCGTCCTCCAGGGCGCTCCCGACCCCCGCCGACCACCGGGCCGGGGCGCCCCGGCGCGGCCGGACGGAGCGGGCGCGGCGCACTCCCGCGGCTGA
- a CDS encoding glycoside hydrolase family 3 protein — MQQPPAMGRRQATRLLTAAALAAGTAAPAAAAVRSGNGAGPEATALHALRRLSLEEKVGQLFATFVHGDRVGSTDPAAIAANQAVHGVPGAAELIERYHPGGIIYFTWTSSLISPTQIARLSADLQDLARGSSSRLPLLIAVDQEYGPVRRIGPPATQFPGAMALGAGRDPELARAAAEVAGTELTAMGINQVFAPVGDVNADPTNPVIGVRSFGEEPALVTDMVIAQLAGFRRAGLAAAVKHFPGHGDTAVDSHTGLPEVTHTRPEWERLDAPPFRAAIRAGTDVIMTGHLRVPHLDPSGTPATLSRPVLTGLLREELGYSGVIATDALDMGAIRQHYADAEVPVLALEAGADLLLMPPNTAVAFDAVLAAVRQGRLTEERVDASVLRLLRLKAARGLLDAAPTPPGRIERIVGAPAHLRTASRVADRATTVLHDAGDVLPLAAGGGALLVTGWNGAPPASGGDDGQTPGQPAPVPAPTPYTPRPVTTLGAECARRGNPVEVLWTDPAPTPAQIDAATAAAGRADTVLVVTNRAWSGPEQRSLVAALVATGRPVIAVAVRDPYDAGALAGTAAFLATYSDADVSMAAAARVLFGEIPAAGRLPVTVPATGPGTSGYPFGHGLTG, encoded by the coding sequence ATGCAGCAGCCGCCCGCCATGGGCCGCCGCCAGGCGACCCGCCTGCTCACCGCGGCGGCGCTCGCCGCCGGCACCGCCGCCCCCGCGGCCGCCGCCGTACGGTCCGGCAACGGAGCCGGGCCGGAGGCGACGGCCCTGCACGCGCTGCGCCGGCTCAGTCTGGAGGAGAAGGTCGGCCAGCTCTTCGCCACCTTCGTGCACGGTGACCGGGTCGGCAGCACCGACCCCGCCGCCATCGCGGCCAACCAGGCCGTGCACGGCGTGCCCGGCGCGGCGGAGCTCATCGAGCGCTACCACCCCGGCGGGATCATCTACTTCACCTGGACCTCCAGTCTCATCTCCCCCACGCAGATCGCCCGCCTCTCGGCCGACCTCCAGGACCTGGCCCGGGGCTCCTCCTCCCGGCTGCCCCTGCTCATCGCCGTCGACCAGGAGTACGGCCCGGTGCGCCGCATCGGCCCACCGGCCACCCAGTTCCCGGGCGCCATGGCGCTCGGCGCCGGGCGGGACCCGGAGCTCGCGCGCGCGGCCGCCGAGGTCGCCGGCACCGAACTGACGGCCATGGGGATCAACCAGGTCTTCGCCCCGGTGGGCGACGTCAACGCCGACCCGACGAACCCGGTGATCGGCGTCCGCTCCTTCGGCGAGGAACCGGCGCTGGTGACCGACATGGTCATCGCCCAGCTCGCCGGCTTCCGCCGCGCCGGCCTCGCGGCCGCGGTGAAGCACTTCCCGGGGCACGGCGACACCGCCGTGGACAGCCACACCGGTCTGCCGGAGGTCACCCACACCCGCCCGGAGTGGGAGCGGCTGGACGCCCCGCCGTTCCGGGCCGCCATCCGGGCGGGCACCGACGTCATCATGACCGGGCACCTGCGCGTCCCCCACCTCGACCCCTCCGGCACCCCGGCGACCCTCTCCCGCCCCGTGCTCACCGGCCTGCTCCGCGAGGAGCTCGGCTACTCCGGGGTGATCGCCACCGACGCCCTGGACATGGGCGCCATCCGGCAGCACTACGCGGACGCCGAGGTGCCCGTGCTCGCCCTCGAAGCAGGCGCCGACCTGCTGCTGATGCCGCCGAACACCGCCGTGGCCTTCGACGCCGTGCTCGCCGCGGTACGCCAGGGCCGCCTGACCGAGGAGCGCGTCGACGCCTCCGTTCTGCGCCTGCTGCGGCTCAAGGCCGCGCGTGGGCTGCTGGACGCCGCGCCCACCCCTCCCGGGCGGATCGAACGGATCGTCGGCGCGCCCGCCCACCTGCGCACCGCGAGCCGCGTGGCCGACCGGGCCACCACCGTGCTGCACGACGCCGGCGACGTGCTCCCGCTCGCCGCCGGCGGCGGAGCACTCCTGGTCACCGGCTGGAACGGGGCTCCGCCGGCGTCCGGCGGGGACGACGGCCAGACCCCTGGCCAGCCCGCGCCGGTCCCCGCCCCCACCCCCTACACACCCCGCCCGGTGACCACCCTCGGGGCCGAGTGCGCCCGCCGCGGCAACCCGGTCGAGGTCCTGTGGACCGATCCCGCACCGACGCCCGCCCAGATCGACGCGGCCACCGCCGCCGCCGGCCGCGCCGACACCGTGCTGGTGGTCACCAACCGCGCCTGGTCCGGGCCGGAGCAGCGCTCCCTGGTGGCCGCCCTGGTGGCCACCGGCCGCCCGGTGATCGCCGTGGCCGTCCGCGACCCCTATGACGCCGGCGCCCTCGCCGGCACCGCCGCCTTCCTGGCCACCTACTCCGACGCCGACGTCTCGATGGCCGCCGCCGCCCGGGTGCTGTTCGGCGAGATCCCGGCCGCCGGGCGGCTGCCGGTCACCGTGCCGGCGACCGGCCCGGGAACCAGCGGCTACCCGTTCGGCCACGGCCTCACCGGCTGA
- a CDS encoding beta-ketoacyl-[acyl-carrier-protein] synthase family protein has product MTTGTSAGKIDIAVTGLGLVSAAGIGVEATWQRLLAGEPTAAKDENLAGLPVDFSCRVPEFDADAHFGRALSRRIARFTQIAMIAAREAVADAGLDHTSWDGARVGVVIGNTMGGTEAFESQHVTLMDKGPSRMSPMVIPLICVNMVAGNISIDLGATGPSWVTSTACASGATAIGTAQDLLRSGACDIVIAGGTEAVLVPTIIGGFARMGALSKRVEDPARASRPFDVDRDGFVAGEGAGVLVLERASDARARGARTRALLAGFGASSDAHHPTSPEPEGRGAERAMRAALAAADIAPHEVAHVNAHGTSTPLNDAAESAMVRRVIGEGAAVTSVKGVLGHTLGAAGAIEAVCSVLAVERGEVPPTANLESQDPAVQLDVVTKQPREMKVPVAVSNSFGFGGQNAVLVFTSA; this is encoded by the coding sequence ATGACCACCGGCACCTCAGCGGGCAAGATCGATATCGCCGTCACCGGACTGGGTCTGGTCAGCGCGGCGGGAATCGGCGTCGAGGCCACCTGGCAGCGGCTGCTGGCGGGCGAACCCACCGCGGCGAAGGACGAGAACCTGGCCGGCCTTCCGGTCGACTTCTCCTGCCGCGTTCCGGAATTCGACGCCGACGCGCACTTCGGCCGGGCGCTCTCCCGGCGCATCGCGCGCTTCACCCAGATCGCCATGATCGCGGCCCGCGAGGCGGTCGCGGACGCCGGCCTGGACCACACCTCCTGGGACGGCGCCCGGGTCGGCGTGGTGATCGGCAACACCATGGGCGGCACCGAGGCGTTCGAGTCGCAGCACGTGACGCTGATGGACAAGGGCCCGTCCCGGATGTCCCCGATGGTGATCCCGCTGATCTGCGTGAACATGGTCGCCGGCAACATCTCCATCGACCTCGGCGCCACCGGGCCGAGCTGGGTCACCTCGACGGCCTGCGCCTCCGGGGCGACCGCCATCGGCACGGCGCAGGACCTGCTGCGCTCGGGAGCCTGCGACATCGTGATCGCCGGCGGCACCGAGGCCGTGCTGGTGCCGACCATCATCGGCGGCTTCGCCCGGATGGGCGCGCTGTCCAAGCGGGTGGAGGACCCGGCGCGGGCGTCGCGGCCGTTCGACGTGGACCGCGACGGGTTCGTGGCCGGCGAGGGCGCGGGGGTGCTGGTGCTGGAACGCGCCTCGGACGCCCGGGCCCGCGGGGCGCGCACGCGTGCGCTGCTCGCCGGCTTCGGCGCCTCCTCCGACGCCCACCACCCGACCTCCCCTGAGCCGGAGGGGCGCGGCGCCGAGCGGGCCATGCGGGCCGCGCTGGCGGCGGCGGACATCGCGCCGCACGAGGTGGCGCACGTCAACGCGCACGGCACCTCCACGCCGCTGAACGACGCCGCGGAGAGCGCCATGGTGCGGCGGGTCATCGGGGAGGGCGCGGCGGTCACCTCGGTCAAGGGTGTTCTCGGTCACACCCTCGGCGCGGCCGGGGCGATCGAGGCGGTCTGCAGCGTGCTCGCCGTCGAGCGCGGCGAGGTGCCGCCGACGGCGAACCTGGAGAGCCAGGACCCGGCGGTGCAGCTGGACGTGGTGACCAAGCAGCCGCGGGAGATGAAGGTTCCGGTTGCCGTGAGCAACTCCTTCGGATTCGGCGGACAGAATGCCGTGCTGGTTTTCACCTCGGCCTGA
- a CDS encoding glycosyltransferase translates to MKTLPPTSAPTPSEQDLPVLPERRPLATAGHTCVLDVVVPVYNEETDLGPCVRRLHRYLTATFPYPFRITVADNASTDGTARVAAELAEQFPEVRAVHLPEKGRGRALRATWSQSDAPVLAYMDVDLSTDLAALLPLVAPLISGHSDLAIGSRLSRGSRVVRGAKREVISRCYNLILRSTLAAGFSDAQCGFKAVRKDVAERLLPMVEDTGWFFDTEMLVLAERAGLRIHEVPVDWVDDPDSRVDIVATALADLRGIARLGRALAGGRLPLAALRRPDALPGTGHPPGADAAGLPGALAGQLLRFAGVGIASTLAYLLLYLLLRGPAGAQLANAAALLLTALANTAANRRLTFGVRGRRRVVRHQAQGLVVFLLGLALTSGTLWALDAAADDPGRGVELTLLVIANLVATLLRFLLFRAWVFPRRDAPRRPAAASTPPDDDALASALRTPRATHLEDGSCPLPPREAARSRTACAPARHDETDPRIPA, encoded by the coding sequence ATGAAGACGCTTCCGCCGACATCGGCGCCGACGCCCAGCGAGCAGGACCTCCCCGTCCTCCCCGAGCGCCGGCCCCTCGCCACCGCCGGCCACACCTGCGTCCTGGACGTGGTGGTCCCGGTCTACAACGAGGAGACCGACCTCGGGCCCTGTGTGCGCCGGCTGCACCGGTACCTGACCGCCACGTTCCCCTACCCGTTCCGCATCACCGTCGCGGACAACGCCAGCACCGACGGCACCGCCCGGGTGGCCGCCGAACTCGCCGAGCAGTTCCCCGAGGTCCGCGCCGTCCACCTGCCCGAGAAGGGCCGGGGCCGCGCGCTCCGCGCCACCTGGAGCCAGTCCGACGCCCCCGTCCTGGCCTACATGGACGTGGACCTGTCCACCGACCTGGCCGCCCTGCTGCCGCTGGTGGCACCGCTGATCTCCGGTCACAGCGACCTGGCCATCGGCAGCCGCCTCTCCCGCGGCTCCCGCGTGGTGCGCGGCGCCAAGCGCGAGGTGATCTCGCGCTGCTACAACCTCATCCTCCGCTCCACCCTGGCGGCCGGCTTCTCCGACGCCCAGTGCGGGTTCAAGGCCGTCCGCAAGGACGTCGCCGAGCGGCTGCTGCCCATGGTCGAGGACACCGGGTGGTTCTTCGACACCGAGATGCTCGTCCTGGCCGAACGGGCCGGGCTGCGCATCCACGAGGTCCCGGTCGACTGGGTGGACGACCCGGACAGCCGGGTCGACATCGTCGCCACCGCCCTCGCGGACCTGCGGGGCATCGCCCGCCTCGGCCGGGCGCTCGCCGGCGGGCGCCTCCCCCTGGCCGCCCTGCGCCGCCCGGACGCCCTCCCGGGCACCGGGCACCCACCAGGGGCCGACGCCGCCGGGCTGCCCGGCGCTCTGGCCGGACAGCTCCTCCGGTTCGCCGGGGTGGGGATCGCCAGCACCCTCGCCTACCTGCTGCTCTACCTCCTGCTGCGCGGGCCGGCCGGGGCGCAGCTGGCGAACGCCGCCGCCCTGCTGCTCACCGCGCTCGCCAACACGGCGGCCAACCGCCGGCTCACCTTCGGGGTGCGCGGCCGGCGCAGGGTGGTGCGGCACCAGGCCCAGGGACTGGTGGTGTTCCTGCTCGGACTGGCCCTGACCAGTGGAACCCTGTGGGCGCTGGACGCCGCGGCGGACGACCCCGGCCGGGGCGTGGAGCTCACCCTGTTGGTGATCGCCAACCTGGTCGCCACCCTGCTGCGCTTCCTGCTGTTCCGAGCCTGGGTGTTCCCGCGTCGCGACGCCCCCCGACGCCCGGCCGCCGCCTCCACCCCGCCCGACGACGACGCGCTCGCCTCCGCGCTGCGGACGCCCCGGGCCACGCACCTGGAGGACGGCTCCTGCCCGCTGCCCCCGCGCGAGGCCGCCCGCTCCCGCACGGCGTGCGCCCCCGCGCGCCACGACGAGACCGATCCGAGGATCCCCGCATGA
- a CDS encoding AfsR/SARP family transcriptional regulator gives MKYHVLGSLVVHSTSPIDLPRAPKQRQVLAALLLGANRLVTNSSLCRELWEGEPPQSATATLQTYIAQIRRFLASCSGQRLTEVMRNVLITEPGGYVLRVPPGKLDLYDFERYLAGGRAALAQGELEIAVTHFRNAVNLWTGSPLENVHHGTVLEAQVRRLEELRLGAAEDLYDLELRLGNHQRILADLTELAWQNPLHENLHALLMAALYMSGRRSDALIAFHALRGRLAEELGLDPSPRLISLQHAILNHEGDPLATRPEVKVVAR, from the coding sequence GTGAAGTATCATGTTCTGGGCTCGCTGGTAGTACATTCGACGAGTCCCATAGACCTCCCACGCGCACCCAAGCAGCGGCAGGTGCTCGCCGCCCTCCTGTTAGGCGCCAACCGCTTGGTGACCAATTCCTCGCTCTGCCGGGAATTATGGGAGGGGGAACCACCGCAGAGCGCGACGGCGACACTCCAGACCTACATCGCACAGATCCGGCGTTTCCTGGCGTCCTGCTCGGGGCAGCGTCTGACCGAGGTCATGCGCAACGTCCTGATCACCGAGCCGGGCGGCTACGTGCTCCGCGTCCCGCCGGGCAAGCTCGACCTGTACGACTTCGAGCGGTACCTCGCCGGCGGCCGCGCCGCCCTCGCCCAGGGCGAGCTGGAGATCGCGGTCACCCACTTCCGCAACGCGGTGAACCTGTGGACGGGTTCCCCGCTGGAGAACGTGCACCACGGCACCGTCCTGGAGGCGCAGGTCCGCCGCCTGGAGGAACTCCGCCTCGGCGCCGCCGAGGACCTCTACGACCTCGAACTGCGACTCGGCAACCACCAGCGGATTCTGGCCGACCTCACCGAGCTCGCCTGGCAGAACCCGCTCCACGAGAACCTGCACGCCCTGCTGATGGCGGCGCTCTACATGAGCGGTCGCCGCTCCGACGCGCTGATCGCCTTCCACGCGCTGCGCGGTCGGCTCGCCGAGGAGCTCGGGCTCGACCCGTCCCCCCGGCTGATCAGCCTGCAACACGCGATCCTCAACCACGAGGGCGACCCGCTGGCCACGCGTCCCGAGGTCAAGGTCGTCGCCCGGTGA
- a CDS encoding maleylpyruvate isomerase N-terminal domain-containing protein produces MRRMDHRDVDQAVAEMTRVLHPHHALDWSVPAGPLEWSCWTTAAHVAHDLLAYAGQLAARPADAYLPFDLAVHPDAPPHEVLRVVRACAGLLSAALATADPGTRAWHWGPCDPTGFAAMGVAEILLHTHDITRGLAVPWTPPAAPCAAVLDRLFPDAPPGDPVPVLLWCTGRGDLDGRPRRTSWVWRAALPD; encoded by the coding sequence ATGCGCCGCATGGACCACCGGGACGTCGACCAGGCCGTGGCCGAGATGACGCGCGTCCTCCACCCGCACCACGCGCTGGACTGGTCCGTGCCGGCCGGTCCGCTGGAGTGGAGCTGCTGGACGACGGCCGCCCATGTCGCACACGACCTGCTCGCCTACGCCGGTCAGCTGGCGGCTCGGCCCGCCGACGCCTATCTCCCCTTCGACCTCGCCGTCCACCCGGACGCCCCGCCGCACGAGGTGCTCCGGGTGGTCCGCGCCTGCGCGGGACTGCTGAGCGCCGCGCTGGCCACGGCGGACCCGGGCACGCGGGCCTGGCACTGGGGGCCGTGCGACCCCACGGGCTTCGCCGCGATGGGCGTCGCCGAGATCCTCCTGCACACCCACGACATCACCCGGGGCCTCGCGGTGCCGTGGACGCCGCCGGCGGCGCCGTGCGCGGCGGTGCTCGACCGCCTCTTCCCCGACGCCCCGCCCGGCGATCCGGTCCCGGTCCTGCTGTGGTGCACCGGCCGCGGCGATCTGGACGGCCGTCCGCGCCGCACCTCGTGGGTCTGGCGGGCGGCACTGCCCGACTGA
- a CDS encoding response regulator transcription factor: MLLSTSTTPDPHAPGGPSVGVAHATPPDLRHPDGSPVRALVVDDEEALAELLTMALRYEGWEVRSAADGTGALRQVRRLRPDVVVLDVMLPDMTGLEVLRRLRRECPDLPVLFLTARDAVEDRIAGLTAGGDDYVTKPFSLEEVVARLRGLLRRSGAVAPRSGGSLLVVGDLTLDEDSREAHRGGEPIRLTATEFELLRYMMRNPRRVLSKAQILDRVWSYDFGGRANVVELYISYLRRKIDAGRPPMIHTMRGAGYVLKPATDTPG, from the coding sequence ATGCTCCTGAGCACGTCCACCACTCCCGACCCGCACGCCCCCGGCGGCCCCTCCGTCGGGGTGGCGCACGCCACCCCACCGGACCTGCGCCACCCCGACGGCAGCCCGGTGCGCGCCCTGGTGGTGGACGACGAGGAGGCGCTCGCCGAACTGCTCACCATGGCCCTGCGCTACGAGGGCTGGGAGGTCCGGTCGGCGGCCGACGGCACCGGCGCCCTGCGACAGGTCCGCCGGCTGCGCCCGGACGTCGTCGTCCTGGACGTCATGCTGCCGGACATGACCGGCCTGGAGGTACTGCGCCGGCTGCGCCGCGAGTGCCCCGACCTGCCGGTGCTCTTCCTCACCGCGCGCGACGCCGTCGAGGACCGCATCGCCGGCCTCACCGCCGGGGGCGACGACTACGTCACCAAGCCCTTCAGCCTGGAGGAGGTGGTCGCCCGGCTGCGCGGCCTGCTGCGCCGCTCCGGCGCCGTCGCGCCCCGCTCCGGCGGCTCCCTGCTGGTCGTCGGCGATCTCACCCTGGACGAGGACAGCCGGGAGGCGCACCGCGGCGGCGAGCCGATCCGGCTCACCGCCACCGAGTTCGAACTGCTGCGGTACATGATGCGCAACCCGCGCCGGGTGCTGAGCAAGGCGCAGATCCTGGACCGCGTCTGGTCCTACGACTTCGGCGGCCGGGCCAACGTCGTCGAGCTGTACATCTCGTACCTGCGGCGGAAGATCGACGCCGGCCGCCCGCCGATGATCCACACCATGCGCGGCGCCGGATACGTGCTCAAACCCGCCACCGACACGCCCGGGTGA